gaaatcttttcttttttattttttctgggatgaaagggaacttatagagctgaagttgggggcggcagagccgtgtgggccccacaagcttgcccaccgccaccaggggttggcggaggcagggcttgtggcccactggcccaccccctcaggtggatcttggcgcagatattttttatattttccaaaaatgctccccgtaaatttttaggacgtttggagaactttgatttctgcacaaaaataacaccaaggcaattctgctgaaaacagcgtcagtccaggttagttccattcaaatcatgcaaattagagtccaaaacaagggcaaaagagtttggaaaagtggatacgatggagacgtatcagtcaccctaAAATAATAGAACATGATTCATTGAGAATTAATGACGATACACCTAGTCCCactaataagaaaaagaaaaagaaagataataagactttgcatgctcctagtgAACCTCACATTGCGAAACCTGGTGAGAATCCTAACAATGTTTCTATTTctcatgctgagacacaatctggtagtgaacatgaacttagtgataatgataatgaCAATAATGATGTTCGTgtagaagatccaccaaatagtaataAGGAATCTAATAATGATGCGAAAatagaacttgttgaggatcttgataacccacctcttaagaataaacgttatgataaaagagactttgttgctagaaagcatgggaaagaaagagatccatgggttcagaaacccatgcccttccgTCGTAAGCCATCTAAAGGAAAGGACGAGGAAGAAtttgagtgctttgttgaaaAGATTAGACGTGCCTTTTTGTGCACTCTCTTGattgatatattgaaaatgcctctgtatgctaagtatatgaaggatattattaccaacaaaagaaaaatacataaAACTCAAATTGCTACTATgcatgctaattattcttttgatggtggagtgcctaagaagCTGGGAGATCATGgcatacccactataccttgctctattaaaagaaactatgttaaaactgctctatgtgatttaggagccggtgttagtgtgatgcccttctctttatataaaagactagatctgaataagcttacacctagtgggatatctttgcaaatggatgataaatccacttctttacctattggaattttgAGGATGTTCATGTTGTGGTTGCaattgttactatcttaacaaactttattatccttgatatgcccgaggacgacaatatgtcgatcatccttggtagaccctttctaaatactccaggggctattattgattgcaacaaaagcaaagttaCTTTTCATGGCAATGGAAAGCAACATAtcgtgcattttccgaagaagcaaactttggttaataatattaatgtcattgagccttGCGCCACAGTTATCATTGGAGATTTCCAAATCCCTCTATGAactgccaagaagaaatattacaatattattgttggggaaatccccattgaggtaacctagtgatatatGAAAATTCTTCGGTTTCATTCTAATCAGAaacggttgttaataagacttgattaaccttattaatggatccggatcctttttgaaagacatgtgatTAATGAATTGAGTATACACAATTCTTTGTATCACAAGTTTATTCTCTGTTCTCTTAGCTATAGAAAAacaaaatgccatgattatcccATTTTGTTACTTTTCCGTGCAGtagaaaatgacccaaaaatgaaaagtttcagattgccacaaaattttaacaagatTTTGATGGAATATTTCAGAATTTCTCACATAAAAATTGCAGTAGGGAGGTGCACCTATGTGCCACAAGGCAAGAGGGCGCGACCCCCCTCGACGCGCCTTGATGCCTTATGGGTCCCATAGGACCCCCTGCCTCATCTCTTTAGCTCATGTCGTCACCTACCTCCAggaaaatctctctctctctctctctctggttcTTCctcgagaaacaaaaaaaattgatctctttgctcagaaCCACGTTTCCTAAAatgttttgaggaattgctccttggtatgtgactcccccATTCACCCAATACTATTCTAGCATCATCGAATGTTAAGCGTgtggaccctacgagttcgggaatcatgtagacatgaccgagacacctctgaggccaataaacaatagcgggacctggatgcccatatcggtTCCTATATATTCCACGACAatcttttatcgtttgaaccacGATATTGAGAATTTGGTTGATCctttatgcaattccctttgtccagtgatatattacttgcccgagattcgatcgtcggtatctccatacctagttcaatgtcgttatcagcaagtctctttactcattccgtagtaaaagatcccgtgactaactcattagtcgcattgcttgcaagcttcttgtgatgatgtattaccgtgtgggtgcagagatatctctccatcacccggagtgacaaatcccattctcgatccattacaacccaacagacaccattGGAGATACATGTcgagcacctttatgatcacccgattacaaagtgatgtttggatacaagtattcctctggtgtgagggagttgcatgatctcatggtctaaggaacagATATTTGACATGAAGAAAGTTGAGCAATAAACTTAAGTGAAATGATCATATGCTAAGCTTATGgttggtctcgtccatcacatcattctcctaatgacatgagccCATTATCAAATGTTAACTCATGTCTatagttaggaaaccttaaccatccttgatcaacaagctagtctatccacatatgtatttaaGTTACCAGTCAATActctagcacggataataaacgtttatcatgaacaaaaaatatgataataaccaacttattatttcctctagggcatatttccaacaataacaagttcgaggggcttgacaaccctcttgtctgCGTTGGGTGCATGTATTtggttgtgtgtgtgtaggtgatgaCGATGAGAGTTTGTTTGATTTTCCTACTCGTTGGATAATTTTGTTCTCACTAAGGGGAATACTTATCGCTATTATATTTCTTCACCCTTCCTCCTAGGGGAAAAACTAACGCAGTTCACAAGTaggaatacgttggagacgtatcaagctacaAGGGGCCACAAGGGGCAGGGTGCGCCCCCTGCCTTGTCGTCTCCTCGTGCGGCGTCAAGACTCCCTCCGAAGCCTTCATGGTCTCTTTCTCTCCAGGAaaaacatcaaaaagttttgtcgcGTTTGAACTTCGTTTGATACATATTTCCCAAAGagtaaaaaaaaatagaaaataacagCTGCCACTTGGCACTTGGTTAAAAGGTTAGttccccaaaatgatataaaatggtatACAAAGCATACACAATCGATAAAATAATAGCATtaaacaataaaaaaaatatgaatatgttggagacgtatcacaccctccGTGAGGATAAATAGACCTGCATAGGGTGCACCGGAAACATGTGGCGGAGTTAAGCGTCCGCGCACGTTGACGGCGTGACGTGGGACATCCCCTCTCAAGGGGCAACACATATGGCAAGGAAAAGAGCAAATCTCTCATCTATTTCAGATTTTGAACCCTTCGATGGAGGTTGGTTCCTCTGTTTATAAAACACGGGGTAGGGTATGAGATTACAAGTTTGCCATTAGGGCTACAACACACAACAAGGGGTACAACGGTCTTTATAGGAAATATTTGTCAGTATATTATTCGCGATCCCGACAACTCATCCCTTGGGATCTAGAACTCATTCCCTTGGGCACTTTTTTAGCAGGGTACAATTGAAGTCGCTCACATACACGAGCGTACACTCACCCCTACGAACGCATGCACGCACACTCTACCCCTATGAGCACCTTCGAGAGACTAAGCCggcacatcatcttgagattgacgaagtcgcCACTGACGTCGTCGTTGTCGACGGAAACCTTGGTCACTTTGTTGGTTGTACATCAAGTAATCTTCGGCGGAGTGACCCAGATGAAGCACTCCTTGTAGACCCTGCCTTGGTGATGAAGCCCCCTAGCACATGACACACTCCTGGAAGGATATGCCCGTCATGCAGGGGCACTACCTGGATTGGATTATGAGCCCGTGCTTTGCGCGAAGTCTTGCATCATGTTGGCATACAGTAGCGCGGGAGCACCCATCCAAAACATAGGGTAGAACCATGCCCACGGTGACGTTCACGCGGTTGCCACGAGAGCGAACGGTTGCAGTTGTGACATGGCAAGGCGCCTTGCACCAAGATTGGTGCACACGATCCGACGGTCCACAATAAGTCATGTGCGTGAAATTCTTGTGGAACGTTAATTTCATAGCTTTTTTATAACAATCGTTGTATATCTAGCTCCTTGATTTACATATATCAAAGATGTTCATAGGAGTAGGGTGTGTATGCATATCTGCATAAAGATGAGTGTATGCACGTTATGCGAACAACTACGATTGCATGTGTTATTAAAGAAGCAAAACATTTTTGCATAGTAATACGTGTCTCATTTAATATTATAAAGTAAATACCGTCatgacaaaacaaaaaaatactACATAACGCCAGCCTTTACACGAATTAAAACCATCCAAGAAGAAAACTTACAATCAAGACTAAAGGATCATCTCAATTTGACACCATTGCACGTCGTGTGTCTCTGGCACCACCATAGCGGCCACCAAATAAAAAATGATGGATTTCCTCCTTACCCGTGCTCAACATGGATCAATCGCAAATATGCAGCTTTGCAAACCTCAAAGGTTGCTCACCAAAGGTGAAACCATTATAGTTGAACGAATCAGACCGAGGCAACACCCTGGACACGCCATCGAACTCCACATCCGTCACCCAGCATGACTAAGGCATCGGAGAAGGAAACCATATATGCCATCCATGAATCACAGACCCATCACATGATCCACACTAAGCTTCCTCATATCCTAACCCATTGGTCATTATCGAGCCTCGTGACTCCGATTCTGCTGGTATCTTCGTATTGCCTGTTATCATTATATCTACCTGGTTATTGCTTTATGTGTTGGTTGGTACTGAACTATTTAAGTTTAAGTAGAAGTGTTTTCTTCCTCATTAGCTCCATTTTGATTATCATttgcatcttgtgatgaatgaagTGAACTTGAGCTCTCTACTGCTTCTATTTTATCTTCGAAAGCATTTACTAGTATTCAATGAGATTTTGAAAGACTAGAACGACAAGTGATACGAACTCGTTTTGTATCCACCCACTTTTCAGATGCCGACGATGTAGACCACAATCTGCATCTGCTCTAGTTAAAAATGTTATGAAAACTattgtgaaggcaagaaaagaagcgAACGAGGTGAGGCTGCTGGCAAGGACACAAGATGCGGCGGCCGAGGGGAGGAGCTTGGCGGCCaaggagaggagggtggcggccgaggagaggaaggtggcaCTGAAGGAGAAGAAATTGACCATGGAAAGCGAACTAGATTGTTGGAATGAGAGAAGTACTTGTTCTTCATCATGGACACATCAACCCTCGATGAGAAGCAAAAAGGAGTACGCCAATCGTGCCCGTGAAGAAGTCTTGATCCAAAAAAGAGGCATGAAAGGCACGGGAGCTACTATGGAAGGCATGTGAGGCACatgaggcatgggtggcttcagAGGTACCATGGGCGGCATGGGTGGCTTCGGTACTATCATGGGAGGCATGGACGGCTTCGGTGCTACCATGGGAGGCATGAGTTTTGGgtctctcatgggaggcatgtGAGCACCTCCGGATGACATGGGTGGACACATGTCTTTCGGTGTGCCTCACATACCTTCGCCTGATGTCGTTGGAGATCTTGCCAACACCTTCCGAGCTCCCAATAACAATGCGACACGTGACAATGAAGAGAACGAGGGAGAAACGTCTTCGGATGAGGAAGGAGAATCACAGGAAGAGGAGGACGATGATGAGGATGCGGCATGATTGTTGATGTGCCGTTTGTTTGTGTGAACTTTTATGTCATGAACTTGGTTGGGTGATTTTGGACTTGGTTGGATGATGATGTGGCGTTGATATACCGTGCAATTAAACTATGCTATATCTTTTTTTATGTTtgaaatatcaccatattgttAAAATGAACATGTTGCAAGCGTCGGCTGCACGCACGCGTTGAAAGTTTTAGCGCGTCAGCTAGAGCAACGTACGCGTAATTTTTTGCAGCGGTCGCTGGAGCCAGCGCTCTACTGCGTGAAAAAATCCATTATTTAGGTGCTATATCTTTATTTTAACGTGtcacgcggctgttggagatgctttaaagaaaaagaaaaaaaaaatccttgCTTCATACATGGGGTGTTTTCTAAGATGAATACGGTAGCCGGTAGGCATCCGCTCTGATTTCGGCCGTACGCCCGTACCCAGATAAAATTGGCAGGGCATTCTCGTAATTTTCTGCCTCACCAATCCCAACTCGCCGCTGCCCTAGCTTTCAGACGTTCGGCGACgctcccttcccttcccttccgtcgtctccctcctccccccCGTGGCACGAACACTAGGCAGAAGGGGTTCAAATTTCGGCCTGATCCAGGCGCCCACCCACCTTGATTCCACCATACGAATCCACTTCTCCATTCTGATCTCCTCGTCCCTGTTCGATCTGCCCCTTCTCTCGCCGATTCCTGACAAGATCTGATCCCTCCTCACACACATGGATCCACGCGCTAGGTACCCTCCCGGAACCGGCAACGGTCGCGGCGGGAACCCTAACTACTACGGTCGTGGCCCGCCGTTGTCgcagaacaaccaccaccaccagcagcagacGTCGGCGGCGCACCAGCAACAATACGTGCAGCGCCAGCCGCAGCCGCAGCGGCAGCAGCATCAccaagatcaccaccaccaccagcagcagcatcACCAAAatcaccaccagcagcagcagcagcaacaacagcagcagcagtggctGCGGCGAAACCAGATCACCGCGGCCGGGACCAGCGGGCCCAAGGTCGTGGCGCCACCCCCAGCGGCAGCCGGTAACGATTCTAGGTGAGACGATAGAAGCTTAGTACTAGTTTGGACGGCAACTTATAGGCTATGGTAGCTGATGCTTCAACACATAGTTTAAGCATCACCAATGTAGCTTGCGAAAGCCGACCAAATGCTGTGGGAGATGATACTTTTTCTGATGTTTAAGCAACAACCCACATCACTTTTCTGAATTCTATATTTCTAGCTCAACTGTAATATAAGTAGTTTAACAAACATCGTGTAAGTAATGAATCATTAATCTAGACATGATCATAAATAACAATTCTAAGTGGAGAAACGTAAACTGGAGATGACCGCCTAGCAATATTTTAATTTATTATACTCGGTTTGTGCAGTTCACAAGATTGGAAGGCCCAACTGAAGCTTCCACCCGCAGATACACGATTCAGGACAGAGGTAATTCATGCCATCTTGATTCTTCGTTTTGTGTTTGTTTCTGGAGTTTGGGTACTTCTGGTCCAGGAATACCTGAACTTTGAAATATGTCGGTCGCTATCTCTACTTTGTGTAACTAGCTTTTTCTTGGTGTGCTAAAATTGTAGCCACGACTCTATTTATGTATCAACTTTTGTTTGTGATGCCTTACATTGCACGCCAAATATACGGTGGTCCTAGTTTTGAACACTGTTTTGTCTGAAATCCATGGGTTATCTTCAGACCATAACATGCAAAACAATATTTCATTACTTGATCCTTGATGCTAGCTACTTGTATTTTTAACATGAATAAATTTTAGACTTCATCCTATATGTTATTGTAATGATAATACTTGCATATTAAGTAACTTTGGTTATGGATTGTTTATCCCCACAAGTGTTAGACCCCCTGGATCTTTGGTTAATGTCATGTTCAATAAGCTAGTTCATATGTTGCTTCCTTGCTTTGTGTCTTGGTGTGGTTGTTATTATTTAATATCGTTCTCTGTATAGGATGTTACTGCCACCAAAGGGAATGAGTTTGAAGACTATTTTCTTAAGCGTGAACTCCTGATGGGAATATATGAGAAAGGATTTGAAAAGCCCTCCCCAATCCAAGAAGAAAGCATTCCTATTGCATTAACTGGTAGTGATATTCTTGCTAGAGCAAAAAATGGAACTGGCAAGACAGCTGCATTTTGTATTCCTGCACTGGAAAAGATCGACCAGGACAGAAATGCTATTCAAGGTTTGTTCTGCATCCTCACTTGATCTGATAGATACTGTTTGGGGGTCAAATGTATTACCCCTGCCTTGATTGTAATAGCTGATAGAAACTTTGACATGTATATTTGCTTCTTCCCAATGCgggattttatttgtttttgtttgtGTGTACTTGTGCATTGATCAGCTATATAGTACTAGAAAGTTTTAATAAATCAAATGCTGCCTCCTGTAATTTGTAGTTGTTATAGTTGTTCCCACAAGGGAATTGGCTCTACAGACATCCCAAGTCTGCAAAGAGCTTGGCAAACACCTGAAGATCCAAGTTATGGTCACCACTGGTGGAACTAGCCTGAAGGATGATATTGTTCGTCTATATCAACCTGTCCATTTACTTGTTGGAACGCCTGGGCGTATTTTGGACCTTACAAAGAAAGGTGTTTGCATCTTGAAGGACTGTTCAATGCTTGTTATGGACGAGGTAATTCATTCTATGCGCATCTAAATAGCCATATCGCTTGCATCGTCTTGTAAATGGCTGATTATTTTTTAATCTTAATACATGGTGAATATTTGTTCACTTGTATTTGTATCTGTCTCTTTGGATGCTGGTTGCTGACCATACTTTGCCACTCTGTTATGAAAAGTTTTCGAATACACAGTTTATGTAGCTATTGGTGgcaactacttcctccgttcctaaatataagtctttgtagagatttcactaggtgactacatacaaaacgaaatgaatgaatctacactctaaaatatgtctctataaatccgtatgtagttccctacTGAAatgtctagaaagacttatatttaggaccggagggagtagcaTTTTTTTGCTGGGCCTGTTTGGTAGTTAGGCAAGTCGAGTGAGTTTAAGTTAACAATTGCTTTCGTTCGTGGCCGCACCTATGTTAAGTACTCTTTGCTACGAGGGTCGCACACGTCACTGACTCAGAGAATTGTTGAAAGATGCACTTAGACTTAGCCAAAATGTAGCTCCTATTTTGACAATGTAATATAGCTTGATAAGTACTCCTCGGGTTTGAGCAAAGAAGTTGTGAAGTTTGCAACCTTAGGTAGTAGTACATGAACCAAACATGCCATGGGTTTATAACTGGTTGGCAACTTGGTTTGAGCTGAGCAATTTTGCATACATAACTTGAGTTCATCAGCAAGCCAAATAGTTCTTACATCTCACACTATGCCTTCAGTTGTCATTTTAGAAGTGCCTTAAGAAGATCATGCCAGAAGAAGAATTTGTAGCTATTGGACTATGCTTATGCCGATTCTGTTTTTCCTGACTCAAACATGCAAGTATATGATTCACCCCTCAACCACTACATCAAGTAACTGCCCTTTCTATTCCCGTCGAACAAATAAGTTTTTTTAAATCAAACTGTAACAACGAACTCTAAAAACAACAAGAATGCGATAAAACTCATGAGAAAGCATGTATACTTGCAAGCAATAATAACCCTGTGAAAAAAATGAGTTCCTGTATTTAGgctaaatagtactccctccgtaacttaatataagatgtttttggCACTGTCATAGTGTcaaaaaatgtcttatattaaTTTACGGAAGGAGTAGTTTGTAGTGAGAAGCACTGACATTAAGATCATTGCTTAATTTACTTGTGAATAAGAATGATAGAAAGATGAAACACTGGTAAAGAGTATGTACGACGGCAAAGATAGTCTGTAAATGAATTGATTTATGGTTCCTAAAGGACAAATAGTACCTGAAGCTGAGAGACAAGGTGGCGGTGCCCTCGTCTTCATCTTGTAATATAATATAATGAAATGTATTGAATCTATTTTCTCTTGGGTTACttgtctagcctaccccaacttgcttGGGACACTGTAGTAAATGTATTAAAGCTATTTTTGTTTGTAGAATTTGTGCTGAATGAATTTGCTTCTGTAGTCTTGGGCTTGTCAGTAAATAAATATATCTACATACACATGTTCATGCTTTCTTATGAGAAGTGTTGGCTTTTCGcaggcagacaagcttctctctcctGAATTTCAACCTTCTATAGAGCAGTTGATCCGTTACCTTCCAGCGAGTCGACAGATTTTAATGTTTTCAGCAACATTCCCTGTGACTGTCAAGGAGTTCAAGGACAAATATCTGCCTAAACCTTATGTTATTAACCTCATGGATGAACTTACACTGAAGGGAATTACACAATTCTATGCTTTTGTAGAAGAAAGGCAGAAAGTTCATTGTCTTAACACCCTCTTTTCCAAGGTTTAATAACTGCCTCTTAATTTAGTTGGACATTTTGATCACCTGCATACATATAAATAATCCAACTCATGTTTATATTGGTACAGCTTCAAATAAACCAGTCAATAATATTCTGCAACTCTGTAAATCGTGTTGAGCTTTTAGCGAAAAAGATCACGGAGCTTGGTTACTCTTGCTTCTACATCCACGCAAAGATGCTGCAGGACCACCGTAACAGAGTTTTCCATGATTTCCGTAATGGGGCATGCAGAAACCTTGTTTGTACAGGTAAGCAATTATGTGTCTTCTGTATTGTCTGTTTTCTATTTGGAGCTCATTGCTAGTTCATCTCCCTTTGTGTGCAAGCTGGTCGGAGTTATCTGTGCTCTTGCGTACAAATGACATATTGGTGTCACTCAATCTAAGCTTGTCTTCATACTTGCCATTATGCAATTTATTTTGATGAAAAGGCACATGTACTAATGTTTCAACAGTCTACTTGAAATTTTAACTCGGTCTAATCAATCACTTGAACATGTTTTGTCTTCAATaaaccatctactccctccgttcctaaaataagtctttgtagagatttcactagtggactacatacggatgtatatagacatactttagagtatagattcaatcattttgctccgtatgtagacccttagtaaaatcgcttaaaagacttatatttaggaacggagggagtatttagttTGCTGTTTTAAATTTCGGTTGTTCTATCCTGAAGAGATACTTGTCAAATGTCAAGCGACTAACAAAGTGAGGAGTGTCTCAAATTAATTCTGGCAGTGAAAGACACAATCAAATTGAAAAACTTAATATTGTCGCTTCATGCTAGTCAATTTTCCAGTGGCCACTTCTAACTTCCATCAACTGCTTGTTATAAGCAGAATCATTTCAGTAGTGAGTTTATTAAGAAATAAATGCTATAGTAATATTGTCTGGCAGTTGTTGGACTTGTTGCTGGAAGTTTGGAAGAAGTGTGTGGCATACCATTTGTTCAAGTTTCTTACGCCTGTGGCTTCATCTTTTTCAGATCTTTTTACAAGGGGGATAGATATTCAAGCTGTTAATGTTGTTATCAATTTTGATTTCCCCAAGAGCTCTGAAACGTATCTCCACAGGGTAAGCAAATGATTTGTTGACTCAATTTCTCATACTGTGACAATCAATTTTTTGTATTTCTTGTGTATTCTGGGAATATTGTTTTATCTGTTCGACAATCCTGGACCAAAACAAAGGGATAGAAAAATGTGTAGGAATAGGATGGAGGCCGAAGTGAAAACCTACAGGCTTGAAATTGCAGTAAAAAGT
This genomic stretch from Hordeum vulgare subsp. vulgare chromosome 6H, MorexV3_pseudomolecules_assembly, whole genome shotgun sequence harbors:
- the LOC123401333 gene encoding DEAD-box ATP-dependent RNA helicase 8; its protein translation is MDPRARYPPGTGNGRGGNPNYYGRGPPLSQNNHHHQQQTSAAHQQQYVQRQPQPQRQQHHQDHHHHQQQHHQNHHQQQQQQQQQQQWLRRNQITAAGTSGPKVVAPPPAAAGNDSSSQDWKAQLKLPPADTRFRTEDVTATKGNEFEDYFLKRELLMGIYEKGFEKPSPIQEESIPIALTGSDILARAKNGTGKTAAFCIPALEKIDQDRNAIQVVIVVPTRELALQTSQVCKELGKHLKIQVMVTTGGTSLKDDIVRLYQPVHLLVGTPGRILDLTKKGVCILKDCSMLVMDEADKLLSPEFQPSIEQLIRYLPASRQILMFSATFPVTVKEFKDKYLPKPYVINLMDELTLKGITQFYAFVEERQKVHCLNTLFSKLQINQSIIFCNSVNRVELLAKKITELGYSCFYIHAKMLQDHRNRVFHDFRNGACRNLVCTDLFTRGIDIQAVNVVINFDFPKSSETYLHRVGRSGRFGHLGLAVNLITYEDRFNLYRIEQELGTEIKPIPPQIDQAIYCQ